The following proteins are encoded in a genomic region of Brachypodium distachyon strain Bd21 chromosome 1, Brachypodium_distachyon_v3.0, whole genome shotgun sequence:
- the LOC100844849 gene encoding uncharacterized protein LOC100844849, with amino-acid sequence MDPAAARTLSVPSGTRRKLDNLCGYRVWACGRRTPSWTSSCGYGFKEEQQRLLAAVTMTSSSSSRSGALGTALQDQHHLQDCLIEPFHGEVAGRPRTSLA; translated from the exons atggatccggcggcggcgaggacgctCTCTGTTCCAAG TGGTACTCGCCGGAAGCTGGACAATCTTTGTGGCTATCGAGTATGGGCGTGTGGAAGAAGAACACCAAGCTGGACTAGTTCTTGCGGCTATGGATTTAAG gaggagcagcagcggctccTGGCGGCAGTGACGAtgacgagcagcagcagctcaag GAGTGGAGCATTGGGTACTGCTCTACAAGATCAGCACCATCTACAGGA CTGCTTGATTGAACCATTCCATGGCGAGGTAGCAGGAAGGCCGAGGACCAGCTTGGCCTGA
- the LOC100844241 gene encoding xylose isomerase, whose amino-acid sequence MKGAELLTLLVASFLCLSAAIAAQETCPADLDAKCGDGASDDWEGEFFPGIPKIKYEGPTSKKPLSYKWYNAEEVILGKKMKDWLRFSVAFWHTFRGTGGDPFGAPTKVWPWEDGTNSLAMAKRRMKAHFEFMEKLGVDRWCFHDRDIAPDGKTLAETNANLDEIVKLAKQLQGETNIKPLWGTAQLFMHPRYMHGAATSPEVKVYAYAAAQVKKALEVTHYLGGENYVFWGGREGYQTLLNTDMKRELEHLANFLQAAVDHKKKIGFNGTLLIEPKPQEPTKHQYDWDVATTFSFLQKYGLTGEFKINVECNHATLSGHSCHHELETARINGLLGNIDANTGDPQVGWDTDEFLTDISEATLVMSSVVKNDGLAPGGFNFDAKLRRESTDVEDMFIAHISGMDTMARGLRNVAKLIEDGSLDELVRKRYQSFDTEIGAMIEAGKGDFETLEKKVLEWGEPIVPSGKQELAEMLFQSAL is encoded by the exons ATGAAGGGCGCAGAACTCTTGACCTTGCTGGTGGCGTCGTTTCTGTGCCTGTCTGCTGCG ATTGCTGCGCAGGAGACTTGCCCGGCTGACCTGGACGCAAAGTGCGGGGATGGGGCTTCTGATGACTGGGAGGGCGAGTTCTTCCCTGGCATTCCCAAAATTAAGTATGAG GGTCCAACCAGCAAGAAACCGCTTTCTTACAAGTGGTATAACGCGGAGGAAGTGATTCTCGGAAAGAAAATGAAA GATTGGTTGCGGTTCAGCGTGGCCTTTTGGCATACATTCCGTGGCACTGGAGGAGATCCTTTTGGTGCCCCTACAAAGGTTTGGCCTTGGGAAGATGGCACAAATTCTTTGGCCATGGCTAAGCGAAGAA TGAAAGCTCACTTTGAGTTCATGGAGAAGCTTGGAGTTGACAGATGGTGTTTCCATGATAGGGATATCGCCCCTGATGGCAAAACACTTGCG GAAACAAATGCTAACTTGGATGAGATAGTTAAGCTGGCAAAGCAACTCCAG GGTGAGACCAACATAAAGCCATTGTGGGGGACTGCACAGCTTTTCATGCATCCACGTTACATGCACGGAGCTGCTACTAG CCCAGAGGTCAAAGTGTACGCCTATGCTGCTGCTCAAGTGAAGAAAGCTTTGGAG GTTACTCACTACCTAGGCGGTGAAAACTATGTATTCTGGGGTGGAAGGGAGGGTTACCAGACTCTTCTTAATACCGATATGAAGAGAGAACTGGAACATTTG GCTAACTTTCTTCAAGCTGCTGTTGAtcacaagaagaagattgGCTTTAACG GAACATTGTTGATTGAGCCTAAACCACAAGAACCAACAAAGCATCA GTATGACTGGGATGTTGCAACTACATTCTCTTTCCTTCAGAAGTATGGTCTTACAG GAGAATTCAAGATAAATGTCGAGTGCAACCATGCTACTCTCTCTGGCCATAG TTGCCATCATGAGCTTGAGACTGCACGCATTAATGGTTTGCTTGGAAACATTGATGCAAACACTGGTGATCCCCAAGTTG GTTGGGACACAGATGAGTTCCTTACAGATATTTCAGAGGCTACTTTGGTTATGTCAAGTGTAGTTAAGAAT GATGGGCTTGCACCTGGTGGCTTCAACTTTGACGCTAAATT GCGGAGGGAGAGTACTGATGTTGAGGACATGTTTATTGCTCATATCTCAGGGATGGACACCATGGCTCGTGGCCTCCGCAATGTTGCGAAGCTGATTGAG GATGGTTCCCTGGATGAGCTTGTCCGTAAGCGTTACCAAAGCTTTGATACTGAGATTGGTGCCATGATTGAG GCCGGGAAAGGAGACTTTGAAACACTAGAAAAGAAGGTCTTGGAGTGGGGTGAACCCATTGTTCCATCTGGCAAACAG GAACTGGCTGAGATGCTGTTCCAGTCTGCTCTATAG
- the LOC100846043 gene encoding uncharacterized protein LOC100846043 translates to MRSRRAPCGVSSGGLKGSARRGAAAAAVAERRRRRTTCRASSPGLVFPMCLHVEATLLSVEFCKQAKQALHLASMVMYCASYRLGHPSEISVHTMEQTIRMCTPTFVKTAEDAYHKKAKKATIRSFLDSLGDLVAISHILFVNTLDTANDMLLGDGKPKHNPNVDVEATRREFELKLSHLKQNVEAKDLLFKSCKILEQIVCPATVHASKLVTMMVSLRWDVLKKAPRR, encoded by the exons ATGCGGAGTCGCAGGGCACCCTGTGGGGTGAGCAGCGGCGGCCTGAAAGGCAGCGCGCGCcgcggagcagcagcggctgcggtcgcagagcggcggcggcgcaggacaaCCTGTCGGGCGAGCAGCCCTGGCTTGGTGTTTCCTATGTGTTTG CACGTTGAAGCCACTTTGTTGTCTGTGGAATTCTGCAAGCAGGCTAAGCAAGCTCTTCACTTAGCTTCCATGGTCATG TATTGTGCATCCTACAGACTCGGTCATCCAAGCGAAATTTCTGTACACACAATGGAGCAG ACGATTCGGATGTGTACACCCACATTTGTGAAAACTGCCGAGGATGCCTACCATaagaaggccaagaaggcaaCCATCCGTTCGTTCCTCGACTCTCTTGGAGATTTGGTTGCGATCAGCCACATCTTATTTGTAAACACTCTGGACACCGCGAATGATATGCTGCTTGGAGATGGAAAACCGAAGCACAACCCAAACGTCGATGTGGAAGCCACTCGCCGCGAGTTTGAGCTCAAACTGAGCCATCTGAAGCAAAATGTTGAGGCCAAGGATTTACTGTTCAAATCATGCAAG ATTCTGGAGCAAATCGTCTGTCCTGCGACGGTGCACGCAAGCAAGTTGGTCACCATGATGGTTTCACTTCGCTGGGATGTGCTTAAGAAAGCCCCGCGTAGATAA
- the LOC100845057 gene encoding probable GTP-binding protein OBGC1, chloroplastic: protein MAPAAVAVAGAFPFRLFSAEAARRNAKSARGRRGAARPAKPSPPPPALSSSSAVVIGRGATTFTRLPLRDAAPESAEVTLERFPTAQGDPGRRAAPAVPRGGSLPRLGVEEAEDDNDEEAVFGSPAGSSVHRMPLRDSPGGGERPIGRFDARAARKGLNGRASSRQIVEHLEDGDEEEEEEEFVVTRLEIFEGHKGRNARAIPSEELDDDDGAVVFDPDFGVDSDDDEEEEFGTAPIEGTPRGDANARAELDELDFDGEDDGEAEVVVFYPDGDDDGEDEEEGVFEANFADDEEEEAEGEVKEKGVPAVMRCFDTARIYTRAGDGGNGVVAFRREKYVPHGGPSGGDGGRGGNVYVEVDGDMNSLLPFRKSVHFRAGRGAHGQGSQMAGAKGEDVVVKVPPGTVVRSAAGDIELLELMKPGQRALLLPGGRGGRGNAAFKTGTNKVPRIAEKGEKGPEMWLDLELKLVADVGIVGAPNAGKSTLLSVISAAKPTIANYPFTTLLPNLGVVSLDFDATMVVADLPGLLEGAHRGYGLGHEFLRHSERCSVLVHVVDGSGQQPEYEYEAVRLELELFSPSLVDKPYIVVYNKMDLPEASDRWNMFQEKLQAQGIEPYCISAMNRQGTQDVVYAAYKVLQKEKQRAKEAQEWNNTENLNHVADAIKKERSAAMNDFEISHDKSTNTWTVVGAGIERFVQMTNWDYTESLKRFQHVLEACGVNKTLVKLGVKEGDTVVIGEMEMFWNEEPQRTSPSKTARDDDAVRWPKFS from the exons ATGGCGCcggctgccgtcgccgtcgccggggcgtTCCCCTTCCGCCTCTTCAGCGCGGAGGCGGCCCGCCGGAACGCGAAGAGCGCGCGGGGCAGGCGGGGCGCCGCCAGGCCCGCGAAGCCGTCGCCCCCTCCTCCCGCCTTGTCGTCGTCCTCCGCCGTCGTCATCGGCCGCGGCGCGACCACCTTCACCCGCCTCCCTCTCCGCGACGCCGCTCCAGAGTCCGCGGAGGTCACGCTCGAGCGGTTCCCCACCGCGCAGGGGGACCCCGGGCGCAGAGCAGCTCCCGCGGTGCCGCGCGGCGGGAGCCTCCCGCGGttgggcgtggaggaggccgaggatGATAATGATGAAGAGGCAGTGTTCGGTAGTCCTGCGGGTAGCTCCGTTCACCGTATGCCTCTGCGAGACTCGCCGGGCGGTGGCGAGCGCCCCATTGGACGATTCGATGCGCGCGCGGCTAGGAAGGGCCTTAACGGCCGCGCCAGCTCGCGGCAAATCGTCGAACACCTTGAGGACggcgacgaagaggaggaggaggaggagttcgTCGTCACCCGCCTGGAGATTTTCGAGGGGCACAAGGGCAGGAATGCTCGGGCTATCCCGTCCGAGGAGCTCGACGATGATGATGGCGCCGTGGTGTTCGACCCGGACTTCGGCGTCGACAgcgacgatgacgaggaggaggaattcGGCACGGCACCGATCGAGGGGACTCCGCGAGGTGACGCGAACGCACGCGCGGAGCTCGATGAGCTGGACTTCGATGGGGAGGACGATGGTGAAGCGGAGGTTGTGGTGTTTTACCCAGATGGCGACGATGATggggaggatgaggaggagggcgtgTTTGAGGCCAActtcgccgacgacgaggaggaggaagcggaagGGGAGGTGAAGGAGAAAGGGGTGCCTGCCGTGATGCGGTGCTTCGACACGGCAAGGATATACACCagggccggcgacggcggcaacgGCGTGGTGGCATTCCGGCGAGAGAAGTACGTGCCGCACGGTGGTCCAtcgggcggcgacggtggccgCGGAGGCAACGTGTATGTGGAGGTGGACGGAGACATGAACTCACTGCTGCCGTTCCGCAAGTCAGTACACTTCCGCGCCGGCCGTGGCGCGCATGGTCAGGGGTCGCAGATGGCTGGGGCCAAGGGCGAGGACGTCGTGGTGAAGGTGCCGCCGGGGACTGTGGTCCGGTCCGCGGCTGGTGATATAGAGCTGCTCGAGCTGATGAAGCCTGGGCAGCgggcgctgctgctccctgGCGGGCGTGGTGGCCGTGGCAATGCGGCGTTCAAGACCGGGACAAACAAGGTGCCCAGGATTGCAGAAAAGGGGGAGAAAGGTCCAGAAAT GTGGTTAGATTTGGAGCTAAAGTTGGTTGCTGATGTGGGAATTGTAGGAGCTCCAAATGCAGGAAAGAGCACTCTTTTGAGTGTTATTAGCGCCGCTAAGCCAACTATAGCCAACTATCCTTTTACAACATTACTACCAAACCTTGGTGTAGTCTCATTAGATTTTGATGCTACAATGGTAGTTGCAGACCTTCCTGGCTTGCTGGAAGGTGCTCATCGTGGATATGGTTTGGGCCATGAGTTTTTAAGGCATAGTGAAAGATGCTCAGTCTTG GTACATGTTGTTGATGGTTCAGGACAACAACCAGAATATGAGTATGAAGCTGTTCGTTTGGAACTGGAGTTATTTAGTCCATCTTTGGTTGACAAACCTTATATAGTGGTGTACAATAAGATGGACCTCCCAGAGGCATCTGACAGATGGAATATGTTCCAAGAAAAGCTACAGGCTCAAGGTATTGAGCCTTATTGCATTAGTGCGATGAACAGGCAAGGAACGCAGGATGTTGTTTATGCTGCCTACAAGGTTCTacagaaagagaaacaaaGGGCGAAAGAAGCCCAAG AGTGGAATAACACTGAAAATTTGAATCATGTGGCTGATGCAATAAAGAAGGAAAGGAGTGCTGCCATGAATGACTTTGAGATTTCTCATGACAAGAGCACGAATACATGGACTGTTGTTGGAGCCGGAATTGAACGTTTTGTTCAGATGACTAATTGGGA CTATACAGAATCCTTAAAAAGATTCCAACATGTTTTGGAGGCATGTGGTGTCAACAAAACTCTTGTCAAGCTTGGAGTTAAGGAGGGAGACACGGTGGTCATCGGTGAG ATGGAAATGTTTTGGAACGAAGAGCCCCAAAGGACCAGCCCATCAAAGACGGCGAGGGATGACGATGCTGTCAGATGGCCCAAGTTCAGTtag
- the LOC100846351 gene encoding ethylene-responsive transcription factor FZP, giving the protein MSTRGSQPAAQLMAFSEPKPIAASSGHQPNPSPPSSPSERPPAGGRGSRRRTQEPGRFLGVRRRPWGRYAAEIRDPTTKERHWLGTFDTAQEAALAYDRAALSMKGAQARTNFVYAAPASCYSNYPPFLAPFHSPAPGTTMANNAAPVMQQYMLPGHGHAPHHIGSGSGSSYASGGSECSMPMPMPMMVDVVRNGSGSGGGSRGHVQREDEDFFCFSGSALDDNSGYLSSVVPESCLRPASSRVEDTTRRYSVSDADAYGYGMMGREDVDDLAQMVAGFWGSDAAAAYGSGGGGGDGMVAASSSQGSDAGYSPFSFLSH; this is encoded by the coding sequence ATGAGCACTCGCGGCAGCCAGCCGGCGGCGCAGCTGATGGCGTTCTCGGAGCCGAAGCCGATCGCGGCGTCCAGCGGCCACCAGCCGAACCCGTCGCCGCCTTCATCGCCGAGCGAGCGACCGCCGGCAGGCGGCCgtgggagccggcggcggacgcAGGAGCCTGGGCGTTTCCTGGGCGTGCGGCGACGTCCCTGGGGCCGGTACGCGGCGGAGATCCGCGACCCGACGACCAAGGAGCGGCACTGGCTCGGCACCTTCGACACGGCCCAGGAGGCCGCCCTGGCCTACGACCGCGCCGCGCTCTCCATGAAGGGCGCCCAGGCGCGCACCAACTTCGTCTACGCCGCCCCTGCCTCCTGCTACAGCAACTACCCTCCCTTCCTCGCCCCCTTCcactcgccggcgccggggacgacgATGGCCAATAACGCCGCCCCTGTCATGCAGCAGTACATGCTgcccggccacggccacgcgCCGCACCACATTGGCAGTGGCTCTGGCTCGTCGTATGCTTCTGGCGGCAGCGAGTGCTcaatgccgatgccgatgccgatgatGGTGGACGTCGTCCGgaacggcagcggcagcggaggcggcAGTAGGGGGCACGTGCAGCGCGAAGACGAGGACTTCTTCTGCTTCTCCGGGTCCGCCTTGGACGACAACTCCGGGTACCTGAGCAGCGTGGTGCCGGAGAGCTGCCTGCGGCCGGCGTCGTCCCGGGTGGAAGACACGACGCGGCGGTACTCGGTGTCGGACGCCGACGCGTACGGGTACGGCATGATGGGGCGGGAGGACGTGGACGACCTGGCGCAGATGGTCGCCGGCTTCTGGGgctccgacgccgccgcggcttacggaagcggcggcggcggtggggacgGCAtggtcgccgcctcctcctcgcaggGCTCCGACGCCGGATACTCGCCCTTCAGCTTCCTCTCCCACTGA